TACCTGATTTTTCATTAATGCAATTAGTGGAGATATAATAATTGCGGTACCTTCTTGTAGCAAAGCTGGTAACTGGTATGTTAGAGATTTCCCTCCTCCAGTTGGCATAATTACAAAGGTGTCTTTACCTTCTAATATGCTCTTAATTATGTTCTCTTGATCACCTTTAAATTTATTGAAGCCAAAATACTTCTTTAACGGTATCTTTAAATCTTCCATTACCCTAAATTATACTAGAGACGAATATCATTTGCGTTCAGAGATTAAAAATATAATAATCCCCATTATTAGCAAAACTATTTATGAGTTTAACTCATCTTAAAATTTAAATTACGAATTTATTAACAGAATGTTGGGTTAAACGACTAATTCCGCAATATATTTTTGACAAATCTCTTTAAACTTCTCTACATCTATTGGTTTTGTGAGGAAATCATCACAACCTACATTTTTTGCGCGCTCCTTATCTTCTACTCCTGAATATGCCGAAATAGCTACGATTGGAATCTCAGGTTGTTCACTCTTAATTTGTTTAGTAGCCTGAAAACCATCTAAAATTGGCATTTTAAGATCCATAAAGACCAGATCTACATCATGGTGATCCTGACAGTATTCTACCGCATTTTTTCCATTCCTAACATTCACAATGTGAATATCACTTGTCATATCCTGTAAAAGGAATTCTAAAAACATGAAATTTACTTCTTCATCTTCAGCAATCAATACTTTAAATTGATCATTTTCTAATATTTCCTCTACATCAGCTTTATGATCCAAATTAACCGGATTATATGGGATAATTACATTAAAGGTAGCTCCTTTATTCAACTCCGATTCAATGGTAATCTCTCCCCCCAGAAGATTCGTATTTTCTTTTGCTATGGATAATCCCAGGCCTAATCCTCCATAAACTTTAGAAGTGTTTTTTTCCGCTTGAGAAAAGCGTTCGAAAATGATTTTCTGATTCTCAGCAGGCACACCTATTCCGGAATCTTTCACCCATATTCTCAGCTGACCATTATTCAACCTATAACCAATTTCCACTTCTCCCTGATGAGTGAATTTTAGTGCATTTTCCACCAGATTATTCAATACTTTGAGTAGCTTGGTTTTATCTGTGTATATCATACTATCATGATCACTTAGTCCCTTGATCAGATGTAATGACAAATTCATTTCTTTAGCCTTTAACTCAAATATGGAGAATAGTTCTAACAACAATGAATTCAAATTCACCTCCTCATAGATCGGTTTAACCTGCTTCGTTTCAAGCTTCGATATTTCAATGATGTCATCAATAATACGTACCAATTGATTACTACTGCTCTGAATAATGCTAATGAAATGTTTCTTCTTTTCATCAGATAATTCAGGATCATCCAAAAACTGCGTAAAACCCACAATACCATTTAACGGAGTGCGTATTTCATGAGACATATTATTCAAAAATTGTGTCTTCAATTTATTACTCTCTTCCGCTTTATTTTTCTGTCTAATCAGCTCTTTCTCCGCTTCTTTTCTTTCGGTAATATCTCGAATGGCAACTACTCTTAATACTTCATTATCATATGAAATACTCTTGGCCTTTACTTCTACCGGAATGATATCCCCATTTTTCTTTCGCGCCTGAATCTCGTAAGCTTTTGGATTCTTTACTTTTAAATTCTCGTAAACTCCTTCATGGTACTCTGGTAAGACAATTAGGTTAATAATATTCACTCCAATAAGTTCATCTAAACTATACTGAAACAACTGACTAAAAGCTTCATTGGCATCACTTACAATTCCTTGTTCGTGAATAATAATTCCTTCGACCGTAATCGTAGACAGTTTACGAAACTTCGCCTCACTTGCCTTGAGGGAAATTTCATTCTCCTTTTTTGATGAAACATCCGTTACGGTTTCTAATCTTACCCATTTATTATCAATCCATTTGATGGCCTTTACCTGACAATTATAAAAGACATCATTCGATTGACTAAAGAACTCCCATTCCCTTGTATCAGCAGGTTCTCCACTCCCCGATAATAATAAAGTATTATCTATATATTCTTTTGGTAAATCTCCATCAATATCTAATACATCTGTAAAAGACTTACCTACTACACTTCCTAATGTATTCTGGCCGTATTTATTCAAATAAATAACCTCATTCGATTGCAAATCAGATACGATTATAATGGATTCAATTGCATCCATTGTGGCTTGAAATCGTAAGTTCTGATTTTTAAGCGCCTCTAAAGTTTTAGATCGAATGATTCGCTGCTCCAGGTTTTTCACCGCAGCTTTCAAAAACTCCAATTCAGAATATGTCCACTCTCTTTCTGTTTCACGGTTATCAAAACCGATAAAGCCAAAAAACTCTTCATCTACAATGATTGGAATTAATAAGATCGCTTTAATATTCAACTCTGAAAAAAATTCTTGTTCCCATTTAGGAAACGATGATGTTCTCAGATTAATCACCTCTCCGGATTTTAACTTATCCGTTAATTCTGTAGCAAATTCATTGACCACCAAATACTTTAATCCGGGAAGATCGTCATCATTGTCCAGGAACATATTCCGCCCCCACTCACTGACCTTATTCGCTGAGATTTTCCCGTCTTCATCATAGGTATTTAAAAATATATAGGTATGATCTGCATTCCCCGCATCTCCTACTAAACGTACAAATTCTTTGTATGGAACTTCCGGACTATAATCCAGAAGTAAAGAAGAAATTTTGTGTAATGTGGTCAGGTAATTTTCATGTTTGGTTATATCATCACCAATACATACGTAACTCAAGATATCCCCACTTTCTTCATCATAAATCGTGGTTTTCTGCCAGGATATCATTCTTTCTTTCCCATACTTTGTCAAAACAGGAGTGTCGTAAAACTCATCCATTTTTTCCACACTATAACTGTTCAATGGAGAATCCTCATCCGGGACAAAATGATTAAACCAGTTTTTTCCTAGCATCTCAGCTTTGGTGTACCCCAAAACCTTACATGTATCTGCGTTTACATCAATTACTCTATAATCTGCATCAATGTGAACGAGCATTTTGCCAAGCAGGTCAAGCATATCGGTTTTTTCGAATCTATCTATGTACATGCATTTTCGGAATTAGTGTCCTTTATTTTACTGCAATATGCAGAACATCCTTAGCCAAAGTTATTATATTCTTTATCAAAGTTATATATATCGAAACTATCCTTTTGGTATTAAGAGTTTGGTTCTACGATTTCAATAAATTATATCTCAATTCTTGATTAAAGAATTTGTTGACTATTTTTGCCAAAATTATACAATTATGCTTTCAAAAATGAATCCAAAAATTTCTGTTTTATTCATTACTGTTTTTGCAGTAGCAATGTCGCGTATTATTCCTCACTGGCCAAATGTTACTGCCGTAGCTGCAATAGCTATTTTAGGTGGAGCAACAATGCGTAATTCTTTAACAGTAATTTTGATTCCTGTTTCTGCAATTTTCGTTAGTGATTTAATCATCAATAACGTTTTTTACAGCACATATTATGATAGTTTCGTATTATTCGGTGAATCTTCTGGATGGATTTATGCTGCATTTATCTTAATGGCAGTGATCTCTCACTTTACGATTAAAAGCTTTAAAGCATTACCTATTGTGAGCGTAACAATTATCAGTACCTTATTGTTCTTCGTGCTTACTAACTTCGGTACATGGTTACACAGTCCTTTTTATTCTCAGGACATGGCTGGTTTGATGTTAGCATTTGAAGCGGGGTTACCATTCTTGTTAAATAGTATTTTAGGTAACTTATTTTTCGTTGGAGTATTCTTCTATGGTTACTCTAAAATATCTGAAAGACAATTAAACTGGTTATTTATTGAAAA
This genomic interval from bacterium SCSIO 12643 contains the following:
- a CDS encoding PAS domain S-box protein, whose product is MYIDRFEKTDMLDLLGKMLVHIDADYRVIDVNADTCKVLGYTKAEMLGKNWFNHFVPDEDSPLNSYSVEKMDEFYDTPVLTKYGKERMISWQKTTIYDEESGDILSYVCIGDDITKHENYLTTLHKISSLLLDYSPEVPYKEFVRLVGDAGNADHTYIFLNTYDEDGKISANKVSEWGRNMFLDNDDDLPGLKYLVVNEFATELTDKLKSGEVINLRTSSFPKWEQEFFSELNIKAILLIPIIVDEEFFGFIGFDNRETEREWTYSELEFLKAAVKNLEQRIIRSKTLEALKNQNLRFQATMDAIESIIIVSDLQSNEVIYLNKYGQNTLGSVVGKSFTDVLDIDGDLPKEYIDNTLLLSGSGEPADTREWEFFSQSNDVFYNCQVKAIKWIDNKWVRLETVTDVSSKKENEISLKASEAKFRKLSTITVEGIIIHEQGIVSDANEAFSQLFQYSLDELIGVNIINLIVLPEYHEGVYENLKVKNPKAYEIQARKKNGDIIPVEVKAKSISYDNEVLRVVAIRDITERKEAEKELIRQKNKAEESNKLKTQFLNNMSHEIRTPLNGIVGFTQFLDDPELSDEKKKHFISIIQSSSNQLVRIIDDIIEISKLETKQVKPIYEEVNLNSLLLELFSIFELKAKEMNLSLHLIKGLSDHDSMIYTDKTKLLKVLNNLVENALKFTHQGEVEIGYRLNNGQLRIWVKDSGIGVPAENQKIIFERFSQAEKNTSKVYGGLGLGLSIAKENTNLLGGEITIESELNKGATFNVIIPYNPVNLDHKADVEEILENDQFKVLIAEDEEVNFMFLEFLLQDMTSDIHIVNVRNGKNAVEYCQDHHDVDLVFMDLKMPILDGFQATKQIKSEQPEIPIVAISAYSGVEDKERAKNVGCDDFLTKPIDVEKFKEICQKYIAELVV